A window of Amphiprion ocellaris isolate individual 3 ecotype Okinawa chromosome 12, ASM2253959v1, whole genome shotgun sequence contains these coding sequences:
- the LOC111587138 gene encoding heparan sulfate glucosamine 3-O-sulfotransferase 5, translating into MLFKQQALLRQKLFVLGSLAIGSVLYLVARVGTLDRLQPICPIESRLPPPDPEQIPLRTLQFKRGLLHELRKGNATKEQIRLHNLVQQLPRAIIIGVRKGGTRALLEMLNLHPAVVKASQEIHFFDNDQNYARGIDWYRGKMPFSFPHQITIEKSPAYFITEEVPERIFKMNSSIKLLIIVREPTTRAVSDYTQVLEGKERKNKTYHKFEKLAIDTNTCEVNTKYKAVRTSIYTKHLERWLKYFPVEQFHIVDGDRLITDPLPELQLVERFLNLPSRISQYNLYFNATRGFYCLRFNIVFNKCLAGSKGRIHPDVDPSVVTKLQKFFHPFNQKFYQITGRTFNWP; encoded by the exons ATGCTATTCAAACAGCAGGCATTGCTGAGACAGAAGCTCTTCGTTTTGGGCAGCCTCGCTATCGGAAGTGTCCTCTATCTTGTGGCCAGGGTTGGGACTTTGGATAG gcTACAGCCCATTTGTCCCATTGAGAGCCGACTGCCCCCTCCAGACCCAGAGCAAATCCCTCTCCGCACCCTGCAGTTTAAGCGTGGCCTGCTCCATGAACTACGTAAGGGCAATGCCACCAAAGAGCAAATCCGCCTGCACAACCTGGTCCAGCAGCTGCCTCGGGCCATCATCATTGGGGTGCGTAAAGGGGGAACCCGGGCGTTGCTGGAAATGCTCAACCTGCATCCAGCAGTGGTCAAGGCCTCGCAGGAGATCCACTTCTTCGACAACGACCAAAACTACGCCCGGGGCATCGACTGGTACAGGGGCAAGATGCCCTTCTCCTTCCCTCATCAGATCACCATTGAGAAAAGCCCCGCCTATTTCATCACGGAGGAGGTCCCCGAACGCATCTTCAAGATGAACTCTTCCATCAAGCTGCTCATCATCGTCCGCGAGCCCACCACCAGAGCTGTGTCCGACTACACCCAAGTGCTGGAGGGCAAGGAGCGCAAAAACAAGACCTACCACAAGTTTGAGAAGCTGGCCATCGACACCAACACCTGTGAGGTGAACACAAAGTACAAAGCCGTGCGGACCAGCATCTACACCAAACACCTGGAGCGTTGGTTGAAGTATTTTCCCGTGGAGCAGTTCCATATCGTGGACGGGGATCGTCTGATTACGGACCCGCTGCCGGAGCTGCAGCTTGTCGAGCGCTTCCTCAACCTCCCCTCCAGAATCAGCCAGTATAACCTGTACTTCAATGCCACCAGGGGATTTTACTGTCTGCGATTTAACATTGTCTTCAACAAGTGCCTGGCAGGCAGCAAGGGCCGGATTCACCCAGACGTGGACCCGTCAGTAGTGACTAAACTGCAGAAGTTCTTTCACCCCTTCAATCAGAAGTTTTACCAGATCACTGGTAGGACATTCAACTGGCCATGA